A part of Paraliobacillus zengyii genomic DNA contains:
- a CDS encoding alpha/beta hydrolase, with translation MRTSLNKQLNQTNLFTKPSRSFASSFSSMLILANSLTIIAGIVYLLIDSSNGLWNIYGIFMMLTLLGNFIVAAIPSNQKGLDYFYLTFTILIMLLLPILNSIASFDPLNTTSRSMVSIILLLSLFILGGIIAGTTRKSLNNMGYIRFSNTMTQDKKGFFHILMISLWILCLLLGAYVSFLLIRGENNGSIVELFVPGYALFFSLITLAIVALILRMRTGKNLSFISIITSIIGIAVSITFSVPLVTTVLTFSEMENDFSNTLNEADQNSLTDSMTDTFLDVPFSLPAYFFGLSTENYNLEQDTLFYSGTEGVDEGIELHFDAYLPTSNPAQLPGNSSVLIRIHGGGWTIGDKGSSNNAAVNKYFASQGYVVFDIQYGLSSEDKFVEFAPVPENIVADFSLDDMVRHIGLFTNYLVENNDDYNANLDSVFISGASAGGQLANAAGLGLTSENYQDVLNPELDVNGIIPIYPANGLAKNIGIAGSDSFMDTSLLVKEDSPPALIFQGDADGIVDASISRDFYEAYRENGNEQATLLMMPYAGHNGDYYFASYYNQAFIYYMERFMYVNK, from the coding sequence GTGCGCACTTCATTAAATAAACAATTAAACCAAACAAACCTATTTACGAAGCCTAGTCGTTCTTTTGCAAGTAGCTTCTCTAGCATGCTTATACTAGCAAATAGCTTAACGATTATAGCAGGAATTGTTTATCTATTAATTGATAGTTCAAATGGGTTATGGAATATCTACGGTATTTTTATGATGTTAACTCTTTTAGGTAACTTTATTGTGGCTGCTATTCCTAGTAATCAGAAGGGTCTCGATTACTTCTATTTAACCTTCACAATCTTAATAATGTTACTCTTGCCTATTCTAAACTCCATCGCTTCTTTTGATCCTTTAAATACAACTTCACGAAGTATGGTTTCTATAATTCTATTACTTAGTTTGTTTATTTTAGGCGGGATAATAGCAGGAACGACACGTAAGAGTCTAAATAACATGGGATACATAAGATTTAGCAACACAATGACGCAAGATAAGAAGGGATTCTTCCATATCCTGATGATAAGTCTATGGATACTCTGTCTGCTTTTAGGAGCATATGTATCGTTTCTACTAATAAGAGGAGAAAATAATGGTAGCATTGTTGAATTATTCGTTCCTGGATATGCTTTGTTTTTCAGTTTAATAACGTTAGCAATCGTCGCACTGATTCTTAGAATGCGGACTGGTAAAAACCTTTCGTTTATTAGTATCATAACTTCTATTATAGGAATAGCTGTTTCTATCACCTTTTCTGTTCCTCTCGTTACAACCGTATTAACCTTTTCAGAGATGGAAAATGACTTTTCAAACACATTAAATGAAGCGGATCAAAATTCATTAACTGATAGTATGACAGATACTTTTTTAGACGTACCTTTTTCATTACCGGCTTACTTTTTCGGATTATCAACTGAAAACTATAATCTTGAACAAGACACTTTATTCTACTCAGGAACAGAGGGTGTGGATGAAGGAATTGAATTACACTTCGATGCTTATCTACCGACATCAAATCCAGCCCAATTGCCTGGAAATAGCTCTGTTTTAATTCGAATTCATGGTGGCGGTTGGACAATTGGTGACAAAGGATCATCTAACAATGCAGCAGTTAATAAGTACTTCGCAAGTCAAGGCTATGTAGTATTTGATATTCAGTACGGATTAAGTAGTGAGGATAAATTTGTTGAATTTGCACCAGTCCCCGAAAATATCGTTGCTGACTTCTCTCTTGATGATATGGTCCGTCACATCGGTCTTTTTACTAATTATTTAGTTGAAAACAATGATGATTATAATGCGAATTTAGACTCCGTTTTTATCTCTGGGGCATCTGCAGGTGGACAATTAGCAAATGCAGCTGGTTTAGGCCTTACAAGTGAGAATTATCAAGATGTTTTAAACCCTGAACTTGATGTAAATGGTATTATCCCGATTTATCCTGCCAATGGATTAGCTAAAAATATTGGAATAGCCGGTTCTGATTCGTTTATGGATACATCTCTCCTAGTTAAAGAAGATAGTCCGCCGGCACTCATATTCCAAGGAGACGCAGATGGCATTGTTGACGCATCTATTTCTCGTGATTTCTATGAAGCGTATCGAGAGAATGGAAATGAGCAAGCTACTTTACTAATGATGCCTTATGCCGGACATAATGGGGACTATTATTTTGCTAGTTACTACAATCAAGCTTTTATTTACTATATGGAACGGTTTATGTATGTAAACAAATAA
- a CDS encoding APC family permease, translating into MSEYKKNSITLTGAVGLGTGVMISAGIFALLGQVAAMSGVWFPIIFIIGGIVTGFSAYSYAKMSQQYPSAGGIGMYLVKAYGKGTIAASAAMLMALSMVINQSLVARTFGTYTLQLFDVNTSSILVPVLGVGLLILAFIVNISGNSFIQSFTSSASLIKIIGLLIFAIGGLWVANFAIEPAELGDNPPNPGMVNYVAAVALTILAFKGFTTITNSGSEITKPKKNVGRAIVISILISLFVYLILAWAVSSNLSITEIIKAQDYALAEAARPAFGNIGVWFTVIIAIIATITGIIASVFAVSRMLAMLTNMELIPHKHFGMPGGIQKHTLVYTIVIAMVLTIFFDLSRIASMGAILYLIMDMIIHWGVFKHLRDQVGANPYIVMSAFILDGIILLAFIWVKWTSDPLIIIISIIATLLVFVGLHFFLKKQQTE; encoded by the coding sequence ATGTCAGAATATAAAAAGAATAGTATTACATTAACTGGAGCTGTTGGACTAGGTACAGGTGTAATGATTAGTGCCGGTATTTTCGCGTTACTCGGACAAGTAGCTGCGATGTCGGGAGTTTGGTTCCCGATTATCTTTATTATTGGTGGTATCGTAACTGGATTTAGTGCTTATTCATATGCAAAAATGAGTCAGCAGTATCCATCTGCTGGCGGTATTGGAATGTATCTAGTCAAAGCTTATGGAAAAGGAACCATTGCGGCCTCAGCTGCAATGCTAATGGCTTTGTCGATGGTTATTAATCAAAGTTTGGTAGCCCGAACATTTGGTACGTATACGTTACAATTATTTGATGTAAATACATCGAGTATTCTTGTGCCGGTATTAGGTGTTGGTTTGCTAATCCTTGCTTTTATTGTCAATATCTCAGGAAATAGTTTTATTCAATCATTCACATCCTCTGCATCATTAATAAAAATTATTGGTTTGCTTATTTTTGCAATAGGTGGACTATGGGTGGCTAACTTTGCAATTGAGCCAGCAGAACTTGGTGATAATCCACCGAATCCAGGTATGGTAAATTATGTAGCAGCAGTTGCCCTAACTATTTTAGCCTTTAAAGGTTTTACAACGATAACAAATAGTGGATCAGAAATTACTAAACCAAAGAAAAATGTAGGGCGAGCGATTGTTATATCAATTTTAATTAGTTTATTTGTTTATTTAATCCTTGCATGGGCAGTTTCTAGTAATTTATCAATAACTGAAATTATTAAAGCCCAAGATTATGCTTTAGCAGAAGCCGCGCGACCAGCATTCGGTAATATTGGTGTCTGGTTCACCGTTATTATTGCTATTATTGCAACCATTACAGGGATTATTGCTAGTGTATTTGCAGTATCTCGTATGTTGGCTATGCTTACGAATATGGAGCTCATCCCACATAAACATTTTGGCATGCCAGGTGGAATACAAAAGCATACACTTGTTTATACGATTGTAATTGCAATGGTATTAACCATATTTTTTGATTTAAGTCGTATTGCTTCCATGGGTGCTATTCTGTATTTAATTATGGATATGATCATTCATTGGGGTGTATTTAAACATCTGCGTGATCAAGTTGGGGCTAATCCTTATATTGTGATGAGCGCCTTTATACTTGATGGTATCATTCTACTAGCATTTATCTGGGTCAAGTGGACCTCAGATCCACTGATCATAATTATTTCCATTATTGCAACGTTGCTTGTTTTTGTTGGCTTGCATTTCTTTTTAAAAAAACAGCAAACAGAATGA
- a CDS encoding TraB/GumN family protein: protein MVEENITRIEQNGKEFILIGTAHVSKNSAEQVKEVIEAEQPDAVCIELDKQRYQSIMDGNKWKEMDIFKVIKEKKASLLLMNLAISSFQKRMAKQFGIEAGQEMIQGIESAKESGAKLVLADRNIQITFARIWSGVGFKGKMMLLTQVVAGIFSKDSISEEDLEKMKSQDSINAVLSEFTQSFPKLKKPLIDERDQYLAQKIKDAPGKKIVAVLGAAHIPGIKEEIKKEHDLKALNQIPPKSKIPKIIGWTIPMLIIALIAYTFIANPAAGQQQIVSWLLWNGGFSALGVAIGLGHPLAIITAFVAAPITSLNPLIAAGWFAGFVQAFVKRPQVSDFESLTEDVFSVKGFWRNKVTRVLLIVVLANLGSTLGTIIAGTDVIRLFIENL, encoded by the coding sequence ATGGTAGAAGAGAATATTACACGAATTGAACAAAATGGTAAAGAATTCATTTTGATTGGAACAGCTCATGTATCTAAAAATAGCGCGGAGCAAGTAAAAGAAGTAATAGAGGCTGAACAGCCAGATGCTGTTTGTATTGAATTAGATAAACAGCGTTACCAATCGATTATGGACGGCAATAAGTGGAAGGAAATGGACATATTTAAGGTTATTAAAGAGAAGAAAGCATCACTTTTATTAATGAATCTTGCTATTTCCTCTTTCCAAAAAAGAATGGCGAAACAATTTGGTATAGAAGCAGGTCAAGAAATGATTCAAGGTATTGAATCTGCTAAAGAATCAGGGGCAAAGCTAGTGTTAGCAGATCGTAATATTCAAATTACATTTGCTCGTATTTGGTCTGGTGTAGGTTTTAAGGGGAAAATGATGCTGCTAACGCAGGTTGTTGCTGGTATCTTTAGTAAAGATTCAATATCAGAAGAAGATCTAGAGAAGATGAAGAGTCAAGACTCAATTAATGCAGTGCTAAGTGAATTCACGCAATCTTTTCCTAAATTGAAAAAGCCGTTAATTGATGAACGAGATCAGTATCTAGCCCAAAAAATTAAGGATGCTCCTGGAAAGAAGATAGTGGCCGTATTAGGTGCAGCACATATACCGGGTATTAAGGAAGAGATAAAGAAAGAACACGATTTAAAGGCATTAAATCAGATACCGCCAAAGTCAAAAATCCCTAAAATTATTGGGTGGACAATACCGATGTTAATCATTGCATTAATTGCCTATACGTTTATTGCCAATCCAGCAGCAGGTCAACAGCAAATTGTAAGTTGGTTGTTATGGAATGGTGGATTTTCAGCTCTTGGAGTTGCAATTGGTTTAGGTCATCCATTAGCAATAATTACTGCCTTTGTCGCAGCGCCGATAACGTCACTAAATCCTTTAATAGCAGCTGGTTGGTTTGCTGGATTTGTGCAAGCTTTTGTAAAACGTCCGCAAGTGTCCGATTTTGAAAGTTTAACAGAAGATGTTTTTAGTGTGAAAGGTTTTTGGCGTAATAAAGTAACACGTGTATTACTAATCGTAGTGCTTGCTAATTTAGGAAGTACATTAGGTACAATTATTGCGGGAACAGATGTTATTCGATTATTTATTGAAAATCTATAG
- a CDS encoding cryptochrome/photolyase family protein, giving the protein MSKKTMIVWFRKDLRLQDNMALYEAAKEDNVILVYIHAPDEEDMGMGSAESWWLHHSLKALQQELKTYHVPLILRKGPTQETLQRIIEETQADGIFFTKRYEPQISERDQQISNVLAEQGISVQTFHSNLLFTPGTVRNKQDNVYKVFTPFLKQARQQIVEKPVPKPKRINSKLPSDFVVGELEELGLLSDYPWSDKFNHYWTPGENGAYTKWKDFLLDAIEQYDDQRDIPSKEGVSKLSPHLAWGEISPRSIWYQSKEKLDMVSKEEGDRYKQIESYLRQVVWRDFAYHQLVSYPYVINQPLKDEFKAFPWLKNTEALDRWKSGMTGYPLIDAGMRELWETGWMHNRIRMITASFLVKHLLIHWLEGAAWFRDTLIDHDLANNTMGWQWVAGSGYDASPYFRVFNPILQGEKFDKDGEYVRKWIPEIADLPNKYIFSPWTAPEKVLTQLGIKLGQTYPEHIVDHKAARERALVAYYEMKEINSI; this is encoded by the coding sequence ATGTCCAAAAAAACAATGATCGTTTGGTTTCGTAAAGATTTACGACTTCAAGATAATATGGCCTTATATGAAGCCGCTAAAGAAGATAATGTTATTTTAGTCTACATACATGCACCTGATGAAGAAGACATGGGGATGGGATCTGCTGAATCGTGGTGGTTACATCATAGTCTAAAAGCTTTGCAACAGGAATTAAAAACGTATCATGTTCCACTAATTTTACGAAAAGGTCCAACTCAAGAAACGTTACAAAGAATAATAGAAGAAACACAGGCAGATGGTATATTCTTTACTAAACGGTATGAACCTCAAATAAGTGAGCGTGATCAACAAATCAGTAATGTTCTCGCAGAGCAAGGAATAAGTGTGCAAACCTTTCATTCGAACTTACTATTTACACCTGGCACAGTGAGAAATAAGCAAGATAATGTTTATAAAGTATTCACACCTTTTTTGAAACAAGCTAGACAGCAAATAGTAGAAAAGCCAGTTCCTAAACCGAAGCGTATAAATTCTAAACTCCCTTCTGACTTTGTTGTTGGAGAATTGGAAGAGCTAGGTCTATTGTCAGATTACCCTTGGTCAGATAAATTTAATCATTACTGGACCCCAGGGGAAAATGGTGCCTATACGAAATGGAAAGATTTTTTACTAGATGCAATTGAACAATATGATGATCAGCGAGATATTCCCTCCAAAGAAGGTGTTTCAAAACTATCACCACATCTTGCATGGGGTGAAATTAGTCCACGTAGTATCTGGTATCAAAGTAAAGAGAAATTAGATATGGTTAGTAAAGAGGAAGGTGATCGTTATAAGCAAATTGAGTCCTATTTACGACAAGTAGTATGGCGTGACTTTGCTTATCATCAATTAGTTAGTTATCCATATGTTATTAACCAACCGTTAAAAGATGAGTTTAAGGCGTTTCCATGGCTGAAAAATACGGAAGCGTTAGATCGTTGGAAAAGTGGTATGACAGGTTATCCGCTAATTGATGCTGGAATGCGTGAACTATGGGAAACAGGATGGATGCATAACAGGATTCGCATGATTACTGCATCCTTTTTGGTTAAACATTTACTTATTCATTGGCTAGAAGGCGCAGCATGGTTCCGTGATACATTGATTGATCATGATCTTGCAAATAACACGATGGGTTGGCAATGGGTTGCAGGATCAGGTTATGATGCTTCTCCATACTTTCGTGTGTTTAACCCTATTCTTCAGGGGGAGAAGTTTGATAAAGATGGCGAGTATGTACGAAAATGGATTCCGGAAATCGCTGACTTACCAAATAAATACATCTTCTCTCCATGGACCGCTCCGGAAAAAGTATTAACACAGTTGGGGATAAAACTGGGACAAACATATCCAGAACACATCGTTGATCATAAAGCAGCTAGGGAACGAGCTTTAGTAGCTTATTATGAAATGAAAGAAATTAATAGTATTTAA
- a CDS encoding cation-transporting P-type ATPase yields MNKQKWFHYGIEDVVENLNTDRKTGLTIKNVDKQQEKWGKNELPEQEKDPVWLKFIRHFKDVLIYVLLVAAVITAILGHYIDTVVIILVALINATIGYIQENKAEKALEGIKNMLSLQATVIRNGERSDIPSNELVPGDLVILRAGDKIPADVRLIQADNLKIEESPLTGEAISVDKNTEPLPEDTVLGDRTNLAFSGTSVASGSGKGLVVEIGEHTEIGKINKSITEVEEIQTPLLQQTAKFGKMISIVILFLAAALFVFGSLFHDYEMGELLLAVIGLTVAAIPEGLPAILSIILALGVQTMAKKNAIMRNLPSVETLGAVSVICSDKTGTLTKNEMTVQAVMTAKAEYRVTGSGYAPEGSIQTGQKEVSVTENQVLQQFLTAVKTVNDTTLRRNKKDEWVISGEPTEGCLITLAEKASEPVARLDVISKIPFDSSYKYMAALVEEDGQKIIYVKGAPDRLFDMANLKNDTEDRKMWEDKMQRRTEKGERIIGAAMKYVDASTEQIDHEDIIDGLTMLGLAGIMDPPREEAIEAVKECKKAGIQVKMITGDHKETAIAIARKMGITNNERAIEGRDLDNMSETELQDTVEAYDVFARTSPDNKLQLVKALQARGHISAMTGDGVNDAPALKRADIGVAMGIKGTEVAKEASQMVLVDDNFRTIVNAVSEGRRVYDNLKKTILFILPTNGAEASLIFASILFGMVMPLTPVQILYVNMITAVTVSLAIAFEKLEAGAMERSPRGPDTKLLSGYYIFRIIFVSLLIGGGILWMNADLLGDGYDIAVVNTVTLHALVISQLFYLFNCRNERDFAFNKDFFSNRAAFMVSGLLLLIQLGITYLPFMNTILGTVPIDLVYWRFPLIIGASVFVIVEIEKYITRKIAGLR; encoded by the coding sequence ATGAACAAACAGAAATGGTTCCATTATGGAATAGAAGATGTAGTGGAGAATTTAAATACGGACAGAAAAACTGGACTTACGATTAAAAATGTAGATAAGCAACAAGAAAAATGGGGTAAAAATGAACTGCCAGAGCAGGAAAAAGATCCAGTATGGCTAAAGTTTATTCGACATTTTAAAGATGTATTAATCTATGTATTATTAGTAGCAGCAGTTATTACAGCGATATTAGGACATTATATTGATACGGTTGTTATTATTCTTGTCGCGTTAATCAATGCAACAATCGGCTATATTCAGGAGAATAAAGCGGAGAAAGCATTGGAAGGGATTAAAAACATGTTATCGTTGCAAGCAACAGTTATTCGTAACGGAGAGCGTTCAGATATACCATCTAATGAACTAGTACCAGGGGATCTTGTTATATTGCGAGCCGGTGATAAGATACCAGCTGATGTTCGATTAATACAAGCAGATAATTTAAAAATAGAGGAATCACCTTTGACGGGTGAGGCGATTTCAGTAGACAAAAATACAGAACCTTTACCAGAAGATACAGTATTAGGTGATCGGACAAATTTGGCTTTCTCAGGTACATCTGTTGCGAGTGGTTCTGGTAAAGGTCTTGTAGTGGAAATTGGAGAGCATACGGAAATTGGTAAAATAAACAAATCAATTACAGAAGTGGAGGAAATTCAAACACCACTGCTACAACAAACTGCGAAATTTGGAAAGATGATCTCAATTGTTATTTTATTTTTAGCAGCAGCGTTATTTGTTTTTGGTTCTCTGTTTCATGATTACGAAATGGGAGAATTATTACTAGCGGTAATTGGTTTAACTGTTGCAGCTATTCCAGAAGGTCTACCAGCTATATTATCAATTATTTTAGCGCTTGGAGTTCAAACGATGGCGAAAAAGAATGCCATTATGCGTAACTTGCCTTCTGTTGAAACATTAGGAGCAGTATCGGTAATTTGTTCAGATAAAACGGGAACATTAACGAAAAACGAAATGACAGTACAAGCAGTGATGACTGCTAAAGCAGAATATCGTGTTACTGGATCGGGTTATGCCCCAGAAGGAAGTATACAAACTGGTCAAAAGGAAGTTAGCGTTACTGAAAATCAGGTTTTACAGCAATTTTTAACCGCAGTAAAAACAGTAAATGATACAACGCTTAGACGTAATAAGAAGGATGAATGGGTTATTAGTGGTGAGCCGACAGAAGGTTGTTTAATAACATTAGCTGAAAAAGCTAGTGAACCCGTTGCACGACTTGATGTAATTTCAAAGATCCCGTTTGATTCTTCTTATAAATATATGGCGGCACTTGTAGAAGAAGATGGCCAAAAAATCATTTATGTAAAAGGTGCTCCTGATCGATTGTTTGACATGGCAAACTTGAAAAACGATACAGAAGACCGTAAAATGTGGGAAGACAAGATGCAGAGACGAACAGAAAAAGGGGAGCGTATAATAGGCGCAGCAATGAAATATGTCGATGCTTCTACAGAACAAATTGACCATGAAGATATTATAGATGGATTAACAATGCTAGGATTAGCTGGTATTATGGATCCCCCTCGCGAAGAAGCAATAGAAGCGGTTAAAGAGTGTAAAAAGGCAGGAATCCAAGTGAAAATGATCACGGGAGATCACAAGGAAACTGCCATCGCGATTGCAAGGAAGATGGGTATTACAAATAATGAACGAGCAATTGAAGGTCGCGATTTAGATAATATGTCTGAAACAGAATTACAAGATACTGTAGAAGCATATGATGTGTTTGCCCGGACAAGCCCAGATAATAAATTACAATTAGTTAAAGCATTACAGGCGCGTGGTCATATAAGTGCTATGACAGGTGATGGAGTAAATGATGCACCAGCATTAAAAAGAGCAGATATTGGTGTGGCCATGGGTATAAAAGGTACAGAAGTTGCGAAAGAAGCTTCACAAATGGTTTTAGTAGACGATAACTTCCGCACAATTGTTAATGCAGTTAGTGAAGGAAGACGTGTTTACGATAATTTGAAGAAAACAATTCTATTTATTTTACCTACAAACGGTGCGGAAGCTTCATTAATATTTGCTAGTATATTATTTGGTATGGTTATGCCTTTGACACCAGTTCAAATTTTATATGTCAATATGATCACAGCAGTAACGGTATCATTGGCTATTGCTTTTGAAAAATTAGAGGCTGGTGCAATGGAACGTTCACCAAGAGGTCCAGATACCAAATTGTTAAGTGGTTACTATATCTTTCGGATAATTTTTGTTTCCTTATTAATAGGTGGTGGAATTCTTTGGATGAACGCAGATCTGCTTGGTGATGGTTATGATATTGCAGTTGTGAATACAGTAACCTTGCATGCATTAGTAATTTCGCAACTTTTCTATTTGTTTAATTGTAGAAATGAACGTGATTTTGCATTTAATAAAGATTTCTTCTCCAATAGAGCAGCGTTTATGGTTTCAGGCTTGCTATTATTAATTCAATTAGGTATTACATATTTACCATTTATGAATACGATCTTAGGAACAGTTCCAATAGATTTGGTGTATTGGCGTTTTCCACTAATCATTGGTGCTAGTGTATTTGTTATTGTAGAAATAGAAAAATATATTACACGAAAAATTGCTGGATTGAGGTAA
- a CDS encoding ATP-grasp domain-containing protein, which yields MKIVSFNAFRTIGMPGVHYIKPDLMFKEIDAIRKADIVLFPETWQVPALVYGWKKKIFPSIESMQLGFSKTEMTRALWAVAPENVPYTEIVASTPTNIAMILDTFPFPFVAKEIRNSMGRGTFLIESEEQFINYAKQNDVLYVQEHLENDGKDMRICVIGDEIFASYWRVGMEGEFLHNLAQGGKLCYDFVPPEASELVLRIAKELNINHAGFDVMISEGKFYILEFNILFGNQGLQRAGVSLEQAIYQYISNEFNQPFPTRPLPTRTVS from the coding sequence ATGAAAATCGTATCGTTTAATGCCTTTCGCACGATTGGTATGCCAGGCGTGCATTATATAAAACCTGATCTTATGTTTAAAGAAATAGATGCAATTAGGAAAGCGGATATTGTCCTATTCCCGGAAACGTGGCAAGTCCCAGCACTTGTTTATGGATGGAAGAAAAAGATTTTCCCTAGTATAGAATCGATGCAACTCGGTTTTAGTAAAACAGAAATGACAAGAGCGTTATGGGCTGTTGCGCCAGAAAATGTACCGTATACAGAGATTGTGGCAAGTACGCCAACAAATATCGCGATGATATTAGATACGTTTCCTTTTCCCTTTGTCGCTAAAGAAATACGGAATTCAATGGGTAGAGGGACTTTTCTTATTGAAAGTGAAGAACAATTTATCAATTATGCAAAGCAAAATGATGTACTTTATGTACAAGAACATTTAGAGAATGATGGGAAAGATATGCGAATATGTGTAATAGGTGATGAAATTTTCGCATCTTATTGGCGTGTTGGAATGGAAGGGGAATTTCTGCATAATCTTGCCCAAGGCGGCAAGCTTTGTTATGATTTTGTCCCACCGGAAGCTAGTGAACTTGTTCTCCGAATAGCAAAGGAGTTAAATATTAATCATGCTGGATTTGATGTCATGATTAGTGAAGGTAAATTTTATATTCTGGAATTCAATATATTATTCGGTAATCAAGGTTTGCAAAGGGCAGGAGTATCTCTTGAACAAGCAATCTATCAATATATAAGTAATGAATTTAATCAGCCATTTCCAACAAGGCCTTTACCAACTAGAACAGTTTCATAA
- a CDS encoding NAD(P)H-dependent oxidoreductase, whose product MKHILIINGHQKYPHSKGDLNHTIFQAIIKKLETVYQIDTTIVDQGYDITEEQEKFLWADIIIFQTPIYWFSVPGKFKSYFEQIYKRDLFFTGGKGYGCGGLLTDKQYMFSTTWGAPEEAFLNKAEFFDGKAIDDVLLPLHKTQEFTGMKQLKTFSVHKVKTPDISGYLEKLDKHLEEVFDLS is encoded by the coding sequence GTGAAACATATTTTAATCATCAACGGTCATCAAAAGTACCCACATAGTAAAGGGGATCTAAATCATACTATCTTTCAAGCAATAATTAAAAAATTAGAAACAGTATATCAAATAGATACAACGATTGTTGATCAGGGGTACGATATAACAGAGGAACAGGAAAAATTCTTATGGGCAGATATTATCATTTTCCAAACTCCTATTTATTGGTTTAGTGTACCAGGTAAATTCAAATCATATTTTGAACAGATCTATAAGCGAGATCTCTTTTTTACAGGCGGAAAGGGTTATGGGTGTGGTGGATTGTTAACGGATAAACAATATATGTTCTCTACAACATGGGGTGCACCGGAAGAGGCGTTTTTAAATAAAGCGGAATTCTTTGATGGGAAAGCTATTGATGATGTATTACTTCCGCTTCATAAAACACAGGAATTCACTGGGATGAAGCAATTAAAAACTTTTTCTGTTCACAAGGTTAAAACCCCTGATATAAGTGGATATCTAGAAAAGCTTGATAAACACTTAGAGGAAGTATTTGATTTATCGTAG